From a region of the Constantimarinum furrinae genome:
- a CDS encoding T9SS type A sorting domain-containing protein, with protein MKNLNLISVLFLLCVCLTAVAQTPQAVYVSDAANFNTGPWQIAKFDESGTYEGALMNVSDGIEWPQDIIFLDSEQAVLISNLGAAGVISKHEWGTGNFIENFAQGLGGPTRMKIGPDNLLYVLQWNNPSGEENVLRFELDGTFVDEFTSTGVPRSIGIDWDSSGDLYVSSYNLSTITKFDGTTGAEIGTFISGLAGPTNIFFEASGNLVVFNYNSGVIARYDPAGNHIEDLITGVNGCEGFDFFPNGDILIGVGSDGTVRRYDSNFNFLGNFVDTGTLLTPNAIVIRDDIPLSTEENVLEMVLVTPTIGTSFRISEMALQKFDEFRVYDSNGKLTVTHLRADGNTLNTIHLSEGIYFISASKDGHRFIQKVVVKR; from the coding sequence ATGAAAAATTTAAACCTAATCTCTGTTTTATTTTTACTCTGTGTGTGTTTGACGGCCGTCGCTCAAACTCCACAGGCTGTTTATGTAAGTGATGCGGCTAACTTTAATACCGGTCCGTGGCAAATCGCCAAGTTTGACGAAAGCGGCACCTATGAAGGAGCCCTTATGAATGTTTCAGACGGTATAGAATGGCCTCAGGACATCATTTTTCTGGATTCCGAACAGGCTGTTTTGATCTCCAATTTGGGAGCTGCCGGAGTAATTTCCAAGCACGAATGGGGAACGGGAAATTTCATTGAGAATTTCGCCCAAGGACTAGGCGGACCCACCCGCATGAAGATAGGTCCCGATAACTTATTGTATGTGCTTCAATGGAATAACCCCTCGGGAGAGGAAAATGTCCTTAGATTTGAACTTGACGGAACTTTTGTGGATGAGTTCACGTCTACAGGAGTTCCACGCAGTATCGGGATAGACTGGGACAGTAGCGGCGATCTGTATGTTTCTTCCTATAACTTATCGACCATAACCAAATTTGATGGTACTACCGGAGCCGAGATCGGCACCTTTATTTCCGGTCTTGCAGGACCTACCAATATTTTCTTTGAAGCCAGCGGGAATCTGGTGGTTTTCAATTACAACAGCGGAGTGATCGCTCGATATGACCCTGCCGGTAATCATATCGAGGACCTCATTACCGGAGTGAACGGTTGCGAGGGATTCGACTTCTTTCCCAATGGAGACATTCTCATTGGTGTTGGCTCCGATGGAACCGTTAGAAGATACGACAGTAATTTTAATTTTCTGGGGAACTTTGTCGATACGGGAACTTTGCTCACTCCTAACGCCATTGTAATTCGCGATGACATCCCTTTATCGACCGAGGAGAACGTCCTTGAGATGGTTCTGGTAACTCCAACAATAGGAACCTCCTTCCGCATTTCAGAAATGGCTTTACAAAAATTCGACGAATTTAGAGTATATGATTCCAACGGAAAATTAACAGTAACTCATCTGAGAGCAGATGGAAACACGTTAAACACAATTCATCTTTCAGAAGGTATCTATTTTATTTCAGCATCAAAAGACGGACATCGTTTCATTCAAAAGGTAGTAGTAAAAAGATAA
- a CDS encoding RNA polymerase sigma factor, giving the protein MELKELIKKCKKNDRSAQSELFSRYKDTLYFMSLKYSRNDVEAEDNLHDSFITIFETISKYRGEGSFEGWMKRIAIFKAIDKYKAKKPVAIEINDDLLQDTEVEDELTQLPLDTILKLIQELPDQYRLVFNLHQLDGYKHREIAQILEISENTSKSNYHRAKLILREKIMAMTTPKSKIKNS; this is encoded by the coding sequence TTGGAACTGAAGGAGCTTATAAAAAAGTGTAAAAAGAACGACCGAAGCGCTCAAAGCGAGCTCTTTAGTCGGTATAAAGACACGCTCTATTTTATGTCTCTAAAATACAGCCGAAATGATGTTGAAGCTGAAGACAATCTGCACGATTCGTTTATTACCATTTTTGAAACCATTAGCAAATATCGCGGAGAAGGTTCGTTTGAAGGCTGGATGAAACGAATTGCCATTTTTAAGGCCATCGATAAATACAAAGCCAAAAAGCCGGTGGCAATTGAAATTAATGACGATCTGTTACAAGATACTGAAGTAGAAGACGAACTTACTCAATTACCTCTGGATACGATCCTGAAATTAATTCAGGAGTTACCGGATCAATACAGATTGGTATTCAACCTGCATCAATTGGATGGATATAAACACCGGGAAATTGCACAGATACTGGAAATTAGTGAGAATACATCAAAATCTAATTATCACAGAGCCAAGCTCATTTTGAGAGAGAAGATCATGGCAATGACCACCCCAAAATCAAAAATTAAAAACTCATGA
- a CDS encoding outer membrane beta-barrel protein, which produces MKRKEDIGKLLQKRLEGAEKRPNSVLWERISDSLDKKERKKRRFLYFWLGGAGFGIALLLLLWNPWNSDIKNDPEVPSVTVTTTSEENKITVENTKDTSDSNNTENHSTTTSGITSEENTENNTETLENMDTANDSQQNNENNTISTTEKLSEKKTNDLSVSENSKNSSDLLPNDKAVKNTGVTAKPVNKNSSQNDKNTENATDSDLEIKKTTSNPVNPSEKISDSGKVVNERTNDTVTSFGYYNSDTGETVNSKRQETIDSVRNAYEQRLLQRKQDSTERAETRDSILKIRSRKRDSIQAIRKAKQDSLSVDQEVKDSIPEPETFSMSWGLSPIIAPVYFGIAADGSAIDDEFTGFTKDGSTSISYGIEVYWRILERFRLSYGFLLSNFSNTTNDIPAANEAERLRILNFSDTEPAALDSFLGPENTVNLYQEIRYLEMPLQLTYVFGNSDLGIQVYGGGTFYALMKDEVFAEDADGNRLSLGSASNLSPVNISLDIGAGLYYNFSDKISLDVKPTYKYHINTVRALNFEGKTYSMGIYTGLRYRF; this is translated from the coding sequence ATGAAGCGAAAAGAAGACATAGGAAAGCTTTTACAAAAAAGGCTGGAGGGTGCAGAAAAGAGACCGAATTCGGTCTTATGGGAACGGATTTCCGATTCGCTGGACAAAAAAGAACGGAAAAAAAGAAGGTTCCTGTATTTCTGGCTTGGTGGGGCAGGCTTCGGAATTGCATTACTCCTACTTTTATGGAATCCATGGAACAGTGATATTAAAAATGATCCGGAAGTACCATCAGTAACCGTTACGACAACTTCAGAAGAGAATAAAATTACAGTAGAAAACACTAAAGATACAAGCGATTCGAATAACACCGAAAATCACTCAACAACGACATCGGGAATCACTTCCGAAGAAAATACAGAAAACAACACAGAAACCTTAGAGAATATGGATACCGCTAATGATTCTCAACAAAATAATGAGAATAACACTATAAGCACCACCGAGAAGCTTTCAGAAAAGAAAACAAACGATCTTTCTGTATCTGAAAACAGTAAGAACTCTAGCGACTTATTGCCAAACGATAAGGCCGTTAAGAATACAGGGGTCACAGCGAAGCCGGTAAACAAGAATAGCAGTCAGAACGATAAAAACACTGAAAACGCCACAGACAGTGACCTTGAGATAAAGAAAACAACGAGTAATCCTGTAAACCCTTCAGAAAAAATAAGTGATTCGGGTAAAGTTGTGAACGAGAGGACAAACGATACTGTGACCAGTTTCGGCTATTACAATAGTGACACAGGAGAAACGGTGAATTCGAAACGACAGGAAACCATTGATAGTGTAAGAAATGCCTACGAGCAGCGATTATTGCAACGGAAACAGGATTCTACCGAACGGGCAGAGACCAGAGACAGTATTTTGAAAATCCGAAGCCGAAAACGCGATAGTATCCAGGCCATTCGAAAAGCGAAACAAGACAGCTTGTCCGTAGACCAAGAAGTTAAGGACTCCATCCCCGAGCCCGAGACATTTTCGATGAGCTGGGGGCTTTCTCCTATAATCGCACCGGTATATTTTGGGATCGCGGCTGACGGATCGGCCATTGATGACGAATTTACAGGATTTACAAAAGACGGCAGCACCAGTATATCGTACGGAATTGAAGTCTATTGGAGGATCCTGGAGCGGTTCAGGTTGAGTTATGGCTTCCTGTTATCCAATTTCAGTAATACAACTAACGATATTCCGGCGGCTAACGAAGCAGAGCGTTTGCGGATATTGAATTTCAGTGATACAGAACCGGCAGCCTTAGATTCTTTCTTAGGTCCGGAGAATACGGTAAACCTCTATCAGGAAATTCGCTATCTGGAAATGCCACTCCAACTCACTTATGTCTTTGGCAACAGCGACCTTGGGATTCAAGTGTACGGTGGTGGGACCTTTTATGCCTTAATGAAAGACGAAGTCTTTGCAGAAGATGCAGACGGCAACCGGCTATCCTTAGGCAGCGCAAGTAATCTATCACCGGTAAACATCAGTCTTGATATTGGAGCAGGATTGTATTATAATTTTTCAGACAAAATATCTCTGGATGTAAAACCAACCTACAAATATCATATCAACACTGTACGTGCCCTGAATTTTGAGGGAAAAACGTATTCCATGGGTATTTATACCGGGTTGAGATATCGTTTTTAA
- the rpe gene encoding ribulose-phosphate 3-epimerase gives MNNTLIAPSILAADFANLQRDIEMVNNSDADWFHLDVMDGVFVPNISFGMPVIESIATHAKKPLDVHLMIVEPQRYIQTFANLGANVLTVHYEASTHLHRTLQAIKAEGMQAGVALNPHTNIDLLRDTISEIDLVCLMSVNPGFGGQSFIEHTYSKVKALRKLIDEKGASTLIEIDGGVTNRNAAKLVEAGADVLVAGSYVFGSQDPPATIAGLRELI, from the coding sequence ATGAACAACACACTTATTGCACCTTCTATTTTAGCCGCCGACTTTGCCAACCTGCAACGCGATATAGAAATGGTTAACAACAGTGATGCCGACTGGTTTCATCTGGATGTCATGGACGGTGTATTTGTACCCAATATTTCATTTGGTATGCCGGTGATTGAAAGTATAGCAACACATGCTAAAAAACCACTGGATGTGCACTTAATGATCGTTGAACCCCAAAGATACATTCAAACCTTTGCCAACCTCGGTGCGAACGTATTAACGGTTCATTACGAAGCATCTACCCACCTTCATCGTACCCTTCAAGCCATTAAAGCGGAAGGGATGCAGGCAGGAGTTGCTTTAAATCCGCATACCAATATCGATTTGCTTAGAGATACCATTTCCGAAATCGACCTTGTCTGTTTGATGAGTGTTAATCCCGGTTTTGGCGGTCAAAGTTTTATCGAACATACCTATTCAAAAGTAAAGGCATTACGAAAGCTTATCGATGAGAAAGGAGCTTCTACCCTTATCGAGATCGATGGTGGCGTAACCAATCGCAATGCCGCCAAACTTGTGGAGGCCGGCGCAGATGTACTGGTAGCCGGAAGTTATGTCTTTGGCTCACAAGATCCCCCTGCTACCATTGCAGGACTCAGGGAACTTATCTAA
- a CDS encoding sigma-70 family RNA polymerase sigma factor, whose protein sequence is MRQLKITKQVTNRETASLDKYLQEIGKVDLITADEEVELAQRIKAGDQRALEKLTKANLRFVVSVAKQYQNQGLTLPDLINEGNLGLIKAAQRFDETRGFKFISYAVWWIRQSILQALAEQSRIVRLPLNKIGSINKINKTFAFLEQAHERPPSAEEIAKELDMTINDVKESMKNSGRHVSMDAPLVEGEDSNLYDVLRSGESPNPDRSLLHESLRTEIERALETLTPREADVIRLYFGLGDQHPMTLEEIGETFDLTRERVRQIKEKAIRRLKHTSRSKILKTYLG, encoded by the coding sequence ATGAGACAACTTAAAATTACGAAGCAGGTAACGAACAGAGAAACTGCTTCTTTAGACAAATACCTTCAGGAGATTGGAAAAGTTGACTTAATTACCGCAGACGAAGAAGTAGAGTTGGCACAACGCATAAAAGCGGGTGATCAACGTGCTTTGGAAAAATTGACGAAAGCCAATTTGCGTTTCGTTGTTTCGGTAGCTAAGCAGTACCAAAATCAGGGGTTAACCCTACCCGATCTTATTAATGAAGGAAATTTAGGGTTAATTAAAGCAGCGCAGCGTTTTGATGAAACACGCGGATTTAAATTTATTTCCTACGCTGTTTGGTGGATTCGTCAGTCTATTCTACAGGCATTGGCAGAGCAGTCACGTATTGTTCGCTTGCCACTGAACAAGATTGGTAGCATCAACAAGATCAATAAGACCTTTGCTTTCCTAGAGCAGGCGCATGAACGTCCGCCATCTGCCGAAGAGATCGCCAAGGAATTGGATATGACCATCAATGATGTAAAGGAATCCATGAAAAACAGTGGTCGTCATGTCTCTATGGATGCTCCATTGGTAGAAGGAGAGGATTCTAATCTCTACGATGTATTGCGCAGTGGTGAATCCCCAAATCCGGATCGTTCTTTGTTGCACGAATCACTTCGTACCGAAATTGAACGCGCTCTGGAAACGCTAACGCCTCGTGAAGCCGATGTGATTAGATTGTATTTCGGTTTAGGTGATCAACATCCTATGACGCTTGAAGAAATAGGAGAAACTTTCGATCTTACCCGGGAGCGAGTACGACAAATAAAAGAAAAAGCAATTAGAAGATTGAAACATACTTCTAGAAGCAAGATATTAAAGACCTATTTGGGATAA
- a CDS encoding BLUF domain-containing protein has product MSHTICYISKAIDELDESGVKNIFDTTVRNNVRDNISGILLFQEGNFLQVLEGEKNKLKSLFSTIMEDSRHYRILPVINHYNDCRIFESYTSTFSVVRDKQDLMKIKTYLEKHKDNFQYTGNILRLLEPFLL; this is encoded by the coding sequence ATGAGCCATACCATTTGTTACATAAGCAAAGCAATTGATGAATTGGACGAATCAGGAGTCAAAAATATATTTGATACCACTGTTAGGAATAATGTCCGCGACAATATTTCGGGGATCTTATTATTTCAGGAAGGAAATTTTCTGCAGGTTTTGGAAGGTGAAAAAAATAAACTAAAATCCCTATTTTCGACTATCATGGAAGACAGCAGGCATTATCGCATTTTGCCTGTAATAAATCATTACAACGATTGTAGAATTTTTGAATCCTACACTTCCACATTTAGTGTTGTAAGAGATAAACAGGATTTGATGAAAATTAAAACGTACCTCGAAAAACACAAAGATAATTTTCAATATACCGGAAACATATTACGTTTGCTTGAACCCTTTTTACTTTAA
- a CDS encoding polyribonucleotide nucleotidyltransferase, with product MIPKVFKEVIDLGDGREISIETGKLAKQAHGSVVVQSGKCMLLCTVVSNYKQSDVDFLPLTVDYREKFAASGRYPGGFFKREARPSDGEVLTMRLVDRVLRPLFPKDYHAETQVMIQLMSHDDDVMPDAMAGLAASAAIQLSDFPFECAISEARVGRVDGKFVINPTRAQLLESDIDMMIGASADSVMMVEGEMKEISEEEMVEAIKFAHDHIKVQCEAQIRLAEAFGRKAVREYETEREDEDLAKKIHDMAYDKVYAIAKAGSAKHERSTAFSEIKEEIKSTFSEEELEDLGDLISKYYYKAEKAAIRDLTLNEGTRLDGRKTDEIRPIWCEVDYLPSTHGSAIFTRGETQALATVTLGTSREANQIDMPSFEGEETFYLHYNFPPFSTGEARPIRGTSRREIGHGNLAQRALKGMIPADCPYTVRVVAEVLESNGSSSMATVCSGTMALMDAGVQLKKPVSGIAMGLISDGDSGKYAVLSDILGDEDHLGDMDFKVTGTADGITACQMDIKVKGLSYEILVNALKQASAGRLHILEKLTDTIATPNTDVKPHAPKMVTTTIPNEYIGALIGPGGKVIQELQKETKTTIVINEDPVTEEGIVEILGTDQAGIDKVLAKIDSITFKPEVGSVYEVKVIKMLDFGAVVEYIDAPGNEVLLHVSELAWERTENVSDVVNMGDVFDVKYFGLDPRTRKEKVSRKALLPKPEGFKERPPRRDDNRGRDNRGRDNRNRDKKRD from the coding sequence AGCTTCGGGGCGTTATCCCGGTGGTTTCTTTAAAAGAGAAGCCAGACCCAGTGACGGGGAAGTATTAACTATGAGATTGGTGGATCGCGTTTTGCGTCCTCTTTTTCCAAAAGATTATCATGCCGAAACTCAGGTAATGATCCAATTGATGTCTCATGACGATGATGTAATGCCCGATGCTATGGCCGGCTTGGCTGCTTCGGCTGCTATCCAGCTATCAGACTTTCCTTTTGAATGCGCCATCTCTGAAGCCAGAGTAGGACGTGTGGACGGAAAATTTGTAATAAACCCAACCCGCGCGCAGCTTCTGGAAAGTGACATCGATATGATGATCGGTGCTTCGGCAGATTCTGTGATGATGGTAGAAGGGGAAATGAAGGAAATCAGCGAAGAGGAAATGGTGGAAGCCATAAAGTTTGCTCACGATCATATTAAAGTTCAATGTGAAGCCCAAATAAGACTGGCTGAAGCCTTCGGAAGAAAAGCAGTACGTGAATACGAGACGGAACGAGAAGATGAAGACCTTGCCAAGAAAATTCACGACATGGCGTATGATAAAGTGTATGCCATTGCAAAAGCAGGTTCTGCAAAGCATGAACGCAGCACTGCCTTTTCAGAAATTAAAGAAGAGATAAAGTCGACTTTTTCTGAAGAGGAATTGGAAGATCTTGGCGATCTTATCTCAAAATATTATTACAAAGCCGAAAAAGCTGCAATTCGCGACCTTACACTTAATGAAGGGACACGATTAGACGGTCGTAAAACGGACGAGATAAGACCTATCTGGTGTGAGGTGGATTATTTACCATCAACACACGGATCTGCCATCTTTACACGAGGGGAAACTCAGGCGCTGGCAACAGTAACACTGGGTACTTCCAGAGAGGCTAACCAGATCGACATGCCTTCCTTTGAAGGTGAAGAGACGTTCTACTTGCACTATAACTTCCCTCCTTTCTCAACCGGAGAAGCCCGTCCTATTCGTGGTACATCCCGAAGAGAGATCGGACACGGAAACTTGGCCCAACGTGCCTTAAAAGGAATGATCCCGGCCGATTGTCCGTATACCGTACGCGTTGTTGCCGAAGTATTGGAATCTAACGGTTCCTCTTCGATGGCTACCGTATGTAGCGGAACCATGGCATTGATGGATGCAGGGGTTCAGTTAAAGAAGCCTGTTTCGGGTATTGCGATGGGATTGATCTCTGATGGAGACTCAGGAAAATACGCAGTTTTATCAGATATACTGGGTGATGAGGATCATTTAGGGGACATGGACTTTAAGGTAACCGGTACGGCCGATGGAATTACCGCCTGCCAAATGGACATTAAAGTAAAAGGTCTTAGCTATGAAATTCTTGTCAATGCGCTTAAGCAGGCATCGGCAGGAAGATTGCACATATTGGAAAAACTTACCGATACGATCGCAACACCTAATACGGATGTGAAACCTCACGCTCCTAAAATGGTAACTACTACGATCCCTAACGAGTATATTGGAGCCCTTATCGGACCTGGAGGAAAAGTAATTCAGGAATTGCAGAAAGAAACCAAAACTACGATCGTTATTAACGAGGATCCTGTAACCGAAGAGGGAATTGTTGAAATTCTTGGAACAGATCAGGCCGGAATTGATAAGGTATTAGCCAAGATTGATTCTATTACCTTTAAGCCTGAAGTTGGCAGTGTATACGAAGTTAAAGTAATTAAAATGCTTGATTTTGGAGCCGTGGTTGAATATATTGACGCGCCCGGAAATGAAGTGTTATTACACGTGTCGGAACTGGCATGGGAACGCACCGAAAATGTTAGCGATGTTGTTAATATGGGCGATGTGTTTGATGTGAAGTATTTTGGATTGGATCCAAGAACCCGAAAGGAAAAGGTATCGCGCAAAGCGTTGTTACCAAAGCCAGAAGGTTTTAAGGAACGTCCACCACGCAGAGATGATAATCGTGGAAGAGACAATCGCGGAAGAGACAACCGAAATCGCGATAAAAAGAGAGACTAA
- a CDS encoding AraC family transcriptional regulator, producing MQSVDPSFDSWTSLFLIVCAFGFFLSFVLLTGNESRKRNLPIILLVLGFSFILLEYVFYWTGHSAAHPYLYFFSHSWYLAFGPLLYSYIGKFYDNKFAVKWYHFSPAVVSFILNAIYFVKSDGFIAMTDFQDDTLYYFFWNLRSPWLTVLSFLVYLFFNKDLIRFNNAEVATEYSDMRKKWTNTLLWLFSIFAFAYLSFYVLVRFPFFNPAWDYAISFSMTLGIYAIGYFVYKEPAIFNGALFSGLFLKETNGNGIHFSEKTKDEFYGTLLQHIEAKKPYLDNNLRLVQLADDVGFSSHVLSRIINEQSQKNFNQFINEFRLREAERLLREDSDTSIKSIYYDVGFNNKATFYKAFKSKYNCTPSEFKKQEQDV from the coding sequence ATGCAATCTGTTGATCCGTCTTTTGACTCCTGGACTTCACTGTTCCTAATCGTTTGCGCATTTGGTTTTTTCTTAAGTTTTGTACTGCTAACAGGAAATGAAAGCAGAAAACGGAATTTACCCATCATCCTCCTGGTTCTGGGATTCTCATTTATCTTGCTGGAATATGTGTTCTATTGGACCGGACACAGTGCTGCACACCCTTATCTCTATTTCTTTTCTCACAGCTGGTATTTGGCTTTTGGACCATTATTGTACAGCTATATAGGAAAATTCTACGACAACAAATTTGCCGTAAAATGGTACCATTTTTCACCCGCCGTGGTTTCCTTTATTCTGAATGCCATCTACTTTGTTAAAAGCGATGGCTTTATCGCCATGACCGATTTTCAGGATGACACCCTGTACTATTTTTTCTGGAATCTTCGTTCACCCTGGCTAACCGTTTTGTCCTTTTTGGTCTATTTATTCTTCAACAAGGATCTAATCAGGTTCAACAACGCTGAAGTTGCAACTGAATATTCAGATATGAGAAAGAAATGGACCAATACCCTGCTATGGCTCTTTTCAATTTTCGCCTTTGCCTATCTCAGTTTTTATGTTTTGGTTCGTTTTCCGTTTTTTAATCCGGCCTGGGATTACGCGATTTCATTTTCCATGACGCTGGGGATTTACGCTATAGGCTATTTTGTGTACAAGGAGCCTGCAATATTTAACGGTGCTCTGTTTTCGGGTTTGTTTCTGAAGGAAACTAATGGAAACGGTATACATTTTTCAGAAAAGACCAAGGATGAATTCTACGGAACACTTCTGCAACATATTGAAGCAAAGAAACCCTATTTAGACAATAATCTTCGTTTGGTACAACTGGCAGATGATGTAGGTTTTTCAAGTCATGTACTATCCAGAATAATCAATGAACAATCCCAAAAGAATTTCAATCAGTTTATCAACGAATTTCGATTAAGAGAAGCCGAACGGTTGCTTCGCGAAGATTCAGATACAAGCATAAAGAGTATTTATTACGATGTTGGATTCAACAATAAAGCAACATTTTATAAGGCTTTTAAAAGCAAATACAATTGCACTCCTTCCGAATTCAAAAAACAGGAACAAGATGTTTAA
- a CDS encoding zinc-dependent peptidase, translated as MMLFLQADENVTWLAPYAYTIVLIGFAFVLFRVFEGWYAGKYNRPLFRHYFVFKKLKPSQLKVLQEEFYFYQKLSEKHKRQFRHRVATFIEDKKFVGREKLEVTERMKVLVAAVGCMLSFGRKNYEYVLIEYILIYPGKFYSAINQDYHKGEFNPREKALVISWKSFEKGYKITDDKYNLGIHEFMHAMQLEAKQSGDLDSSRFVKQFQNILKQLTDQELKDKLDETRFFREYAFTNQYEFMAVLAEYFIEAPTEFKSHFPKLYSHTQDLLNFRFAGY; from the coding sequence ATGATGCTATTTTTACAAGCCGATGAGAATGTAACCTGGCTGGCGCCTTACGCCTACACTATAGTCCTTATAGGATTCGCATTTGTATTGTTTAGAGTTTTTGAAGGATGGTATGCGGGAAAATACAACCGCCCACTTTTCAGACATTATTTTGTTTTTAAAAAGCTAAAACCGTCCCAGCTTAAAGTACTTCAAGAGGAATTTTATTTTTATCAGAAACTTTCAGAAAAACATAAAAGACAATTCAGACATCGCGTTGCCACTTTTATTGAAGATAAGAAGTTTGTTGGAAGAGAGAAGTTGGAAGTCACCGAGAGAATGAAAGTATTGGTGGCTGCCGTGGGATGTATGCTCAGTTTTGGAAGAAAAAATTACGAATATGTTCTTATTGAATATATTCTTATTTATCCCGGAAAGTTTTACAGTGCGATCAACCAGGACTATCACAAAGGGGAATTCAATCCAAGGGAAAAGGCACTGGTAATTTCCTGGAAGTCGTTTGAAAAGGGATATAAGATCACCGATGATAAATACAATTTGGGAATTCATGAATTTATGCATGCCATGCAGTTGGAGGCCAAGCAAAGTGGGGATCTTGACTCATCACGGTTTGTTAAACAATTTCAGAATATATTAAAACAACTTACAGATCAGGAATTGAAGGATAAACTTGATGAAACACGATTTTTTAGAGAGTATGCCTTTACCAATCAATACGAATTTATGGCTGTTCTTGCAGAGTATTTTATAGAAGCACCAACCGAATTTAAGAGCCATTTCCCTAAGCTATACAGTCATACTCAAGATCTGCTTAATTTCAGGTTTGCAGGATATTAA